One Acyrthosiphon pisum isolate AL4f unplaced genomic scaffold, pea_aphid_22Mar2018_4r6ur Scaffold_21109;HRSCAF=23054, whole genome shotgun sequence DNA window includes the following coding sequences:
- the LOC115034799 gene encoding uncharacterized protein LOC115034799, with the protein MSIPKKNSSIVWKHFRRDPNTPDEATCSICNNKYKRSNGTTNLLDHLKRKHFTVLCRDELQHTETEHIEEDRNQPGTSGERQSTGVFSPCNNPVMAVTSVVEPVLKRQKQLLLSNSLQVYSLSNWFGMQLFIKRTSQSKHTILKLTLSATDFVCYISNMLKKLKIQ; encoded by the exons atGTCAATCCCGAAGAAAAACTCTTCTATTGTTTGGAAGCACTTTCGAAGGGACCCAAATACTCCTGATGAGGCCACTTGTTCGATTTGTAATAACAAGTACAAAAGATCTAACGGCACAACCAACTTATTAGACCATTTGAAACGTAAACATTTTACTGTATTATGCCGTGATGAGTTACAACACACTGAGACTGAACATATTGAAGAAGATAGAAATCAACCTG gaacATCAGGGGAACGACAATCTACAGGTGTTTTCTCTCCTTGTAATAATCCAGTTATGGCAGTAACCAGTGTTGTTGAACCAGTATTAAAGAGGCAAAAACAACTTTTATTGTCTAATAG tttacagGTTTATTCATTATCCAACTGGTTTggaatgcaattatttattaagaggacTTCACAGTCAaaacacacaattttaaaactgaCTTTGTCTGCTACTGACTTTGTCTGCTATATAAGTAACATgttgaaaaaacttaaaattcaatAG